A portion of the Limosilactobacillus reuteri genome contains these proteins:
- the murD gene encoding UDP-N-acetylmuramoyl-L-alanine--D-glutamate ligase: MKKIDEYQGKKVLVMGFGISGINAAHLLEKLGANVTANDKATPKNNDIVDDLEADGIKVITGDNPISLANEGFDVVVKNPGIPYDNPLVAAFVKQGTPIITEAELGWQIFDGHLVSVTGSNGKTTTTTLTQLMIAENAKYQVKYAGNIGISFSKIAEGLGPDDTLVTELSSFQLLGAPTIHPHIAIITNIFSNHLDYHKTRENYINAKLNITRNQTKDDFLVINWDRDEWQKIAQRSQATIVPFSRLNKSHEGSYVEDGMIYWRGQEVMPTKDIRLIGPQNVENALAAIAAAKLSGVTNDAIKKVLTTFSGVRHRLQYVMEYQERLFYNDSKSTDIEATEVALQGFDRPVILLAGGLDRGYTFERLVPYFKKHVKAMIVFGECKDKMKDAGNQAGVPVIESENAITAVPEAWKLSEPGDVILLSPANASWDQFPSFEVRGDKFIEAIEELTGKKEQ; encoded by the coding sequence ATGAAAAAAATTGATGAATATCAAGGTAAAAAAGTTCTTGTAATGGGTTTCGGAATTAGCGGAATTAATGCGGCCCACTTATTGGAAAAACTTGGTGCAAATGTTACCGCTAATGATAAAGCAACTCCTAAAAATAACGATATTGTTGATGATTTAGAAGCTGATGGAATCAAGGTAATTACTGGTGATAATCCCATTTCATTAGCTAATGAAGGTTTCGATGTTGTAGTAAAAAATCCTGGAATTCCTTATGATAATCCATTAGTGGCTGCATTTGTTAAGCAAGGGACACCTATTATTACGGAAGCAGAACTAGGATGGCAAATTTTTGATGGTCACCTTGTAAGTGTAACTGGAAGTAATGGGAAGACTACCACAACGACTTTAACCCAACTAATGATTGCTGAAAATGCAAAATATCAAGTAAAATATGCAGGTAATATTGGAATTTCCTTTAGTAAAATTGCTGAGGGTTTAGGGCCAGACGATACATTGGTCACGGAATTATCTAGTTTCCAATTATTAGGAGCACCAACAATTCATCCGCATATTGCAATTATTACTAACATTTTTTCTAACCATTTAGACTATCATAAGACACGAGAAAACTATATTAATGCAAAGCTTAATATTACCCGGAACCAAACCAAGGATGATTTCTTAGTTATTAACTGGGATCGTGATGAATGGCAAAAGATTGCCCAGCGTAGTCAAGCTACCATTGTGCCATTTTCTCGTCTCAATAAGAGTCATGAAGGATCTTATGTAGAAGATGGAATGATTTACTGGCGTGGGCAAGAAGTTATGCCAACCAAAGATATTCGATTGATCGGTCCCCAAAATGTAGAGAATGCGTTGGCAGCAATTGCAGCGGCAAAATTAAGCGGTGTTACAAATGATGCAATAAAGAAAGTTTTAACAACATTTAGTGGAGTCCGTCACCGTTTACAATATGTGATGGAATACCAAGAACGACTTTTCTACAATGATTCAAAATCAACTGATATTGAAGCCACGGAAGTCGCCTTGCAAGGTTTTGATCGTCCAGTAATTCTTTTGGCGGGTGGTCTTGATCGTGGTTATACCTTTGAACGGTTGGTTCCGTACTTTAAGAAGCACGTCAAGGCAATGATTGTTTTTGGTGAATGTAAAGATAAAATGAAGGATGCGGGAAATCAAGCTGGGGTTCCAGTAATTGAAAGTGAAAATGCAATTACTGCGGTACCAGAAGCATGGAAGTTGAGTGAACCAGGAGATGTCATTCTCCTCTCGCCTGCTAATGCTAGTTGGGACCAGTTCCCGAGCTTTGAAGTTCGTGGTGATAAATTTATTGAAGCAATTGAAGAATTAACAGGAAAGAAGGAACAATAA
- the mraZ gene encoding division/cell wall cluster transcriptional repressor MraZ, with amino-acid sequence MLMGEFTHTIDSKGRLIIPAKFREQLGAHFIVTRGLDGCLFGYPLNEWAILEQKLKALPLTKRDARAFVRFLYSAATDCEIDKQGRINIPITLRTHASLEKKCVIVGVSNRLEIWSAERWNKFTSETADNFDEIAEDLNIDF; translated from the coding sequence GTGTTAATGGGAGAATTTACACACACTATTGATTCCAAAGGCCGACTAATTATTCCTGCCAAATTTCGAGAACAATTGGGGGCACACTTCATTGTTACTCGGGGGTTAGATGGATGTTTGTTTGGATATCCATTAAATGAATGGGCAATTTTAGAACAAAAGCTAAAGGCGCTCCCATTAACAAAGCGTGATGCACGTGCATTTGTACGCTTTTTATATTCCGCTGCGACAGATTGCGAAATTGATAAGCAAGGACGGATTAATATTCCGATAACATTACGAACTCATGCTTCACTTGAAAAGAAGTGTGTAATCGTTGGTGTGTCTAATCGTTTAGAAATCTGGAGCGCTGAACGGTGGAATAAATTTACAAGCGAAACAGCTGATAATTTTGATGAGATTGCTGAAGATCTTAATATTGATTTTTAA
- the ltrA gene encoding group II intron reverse transcriptase/maturase — protein MRQSQKTEQQADRLSRIGLENRKYTRARSTGYGEGKGMSVTIQDLVLDRNNLNQAYLRVKRNKGAAGVDDMTVNDLLPYLRENKTELIASLREGKYKPAPVKRVEIPKPNGGVRRLGIPTVVDRMVQQAVAQILTPIFERIFSDNSFGFRPHRGAHDAISKVVDLYNQGYRRVVDLDLKAYFDNVNHDLMIKYLQQYIDDPWTLRLIRKFLTSRVLDHGLFAKSEKGTPQGGPLSPLLANIYLNELDEELTRRGHHFVRYVDDCNIYVKSQRAGERVMRSITQFLEKRLKVKVNPDKTKVGSPLRLKFLGFSLGVDHNGAYARPAKQSQQRVKKALKLLTKRNRGISLTRMFEEIHRKMRGWLQYYSIGKLTNFIQRLDKWLRVRIRQYIWKQWKKFKTKVTNLQKLGLPQHDAYVFASTRKGYWRTAHSKTLSYSLTNRKLEQLGLMNMSKTLQSIQCD, from the coding sequence GTGCGACAATCGCAGAAAACAGAACAACAAGCTGACCGCTTGTCGAGGATAGGTTTGGAAAACCGAAAGTACACAAGGGCGCGTAGTACCGGTTATGGTGAAGGTAAAGGTATGAGTGTCACTATCCAAGACCTGGTCTTGGATCGCAATAACCTTAATCAGGCTTATTTGCGAGTTAAGAGAAATAAAGGAGCAGCAGGCGTTGACGATATGACAGTCAATGACCTTCTGCCATATCTCAGAGAAAATAAGACGGAACTGATCGCTAGTTTGCGTGAGGGCAAGTATAAACCAGCTCCAGTCAAACGGGTAGAAATTCCGAAGCCTAATGGTGGAGTAAGAAGACTTGGAATACCAACGGTGGTGGACCGAATGGTTCAACAAGCTGTAGCCCAAATTCTTACGCCTATCTTTGAGCGTATTTTCTCTGATAATAGCTTTGGCTTCCGTCCCCACCGTGGGGCCCATGACGCTATTTCAAAAGTAGTAGATCTTTATAATCAAGGTTATCGAAGAGTTGTCGACTTAGACCTAAAAGCCTATTTTGATAACGTTAATCATGACTTGATGATTAAGTATCTCCAACAATATATTGATGACCCATGGACACTAAGACTCATTCGTAAGTTTCTAACTAGCAGAGTCTTAGACCATGGGCTTTTCGCTAAGAGTGAAAAAGGAACCCCACAAGGAGGGCCATTGTCACCACTACTGGCGAACATCTATCTAAATGAGTTGGACGAAGAGTTGACTAGACGTGGTCACCACTTTGTGCGCTATGTGGATGATTGTAACATCTATGTTAAAAGTCAACGAGCCGGAGAACGAGTAATGCGAAGCATTACCCAGTTTCTAGAAAAGCGCTTGAAAGTTAAAGTGAACCCAGATAAAACCAAAGTCGGTAGCCCGCTACGGTTGAAGTTTCTTGGCTTTTCGTTGGGTGTAGACCACAATGGGGCCTACGCCCGTCCAGCTAAACAATCGCAACAACGAGTAAAGAAAGCACTGAAGTTATTAACTAAACGTAATCGTGGAATATCTCTGACAAGAATGTTTGAAGAAATTCATCGAAAAATGCGTGGGTGGCTTCAGTACTACTCAATTGGGAAACTAACTAACTTTATTCAACGCCTTGACAAGTGGTTGAGGGTCCGAATAAGGCAGTATATTTGGAAGCAATGGAAAAAGTTTAAAACTAAGGTAACTAACTTACAGAAGTTGGGGCTGCCCCAGCATGATGCATATGTCTTCGCTAGTACCCGAAAGGGCTACTGGCGAACTGCACATAGTAAGACCTTGAGCTATTCTCTAACTAATAGAAAACTGGAACAACTCGGACTTATGAATATGTCCAAGACGCTCCAGTCAATTCAATGTGATTAA
- the mraY gene encoding phospho-N-acetylmuramoyl-pentapeptide-transferase: protein MNFLSAVLTILSSFLITFLLMPSLIKYFRAKKEGQQIRKEGPTWHAKKAGTPTMGGLLFIFSAVVTILWVAAWQGLITNTLWALLFVLVVYGLIGMWDDSIKIFHHQNEGFKPWQKALCQVLAAMVFTVIYQHEGFQMGFGTTQIGWLYGLFIIFWIVGFSNAVNLTDGLDGLVSGLSIISFAAYLIIALVNLNQPGYPEIALFCLAMIGTLLGFFPYNHKPAKIFMGDMGSLAIGASLAAVSLLLHHEWSLLVIGIVYVCETASVILQVASFKTTGKRIFKMTPIHHHFEMSGWSEWKIDIVFWLVGLVAAIIAVTTILLVG from the coding sequence ATGAATTTCTTAAGTGCAGTTTTGACTATTCTTAGTTCATTCTTAATTACGTTTTTATTAATGCCCTCGTTAATTAAATATTTTCGGGCAAAAAAAGAAGGTCAGCAGATTCGTAAAGAAGGTCCTACCTGGCATGCTAAAAAGGCTGGGACGCCAACAATGGGAGGATTATTATTCATCTTCTCTGCAGTAGTAACAATTTTGTGGGTTGCTGCTTGGCAAGGATTAATTACGAATACGCTGTGGGCACTCCTCTTTGTCCTGGTTGTTTATGGCCTAATTGGGATGTGGGATGATAGTATTAAAATCTTTCATCATCAAAATGAAGGCTTTAAGCCATGGCAAAAGGCGCTATGCCAGGTATTAGCAGCAATGGTCTTTACTGTTATTTACCAGCATGAAGGTTTTCAAATGGGCTTTGGAACAACGCAAATTGGTTGGCTTTACGGTTTGTTTATTATTTTTTGGATCGTCGGCTTTTCCAATGCCGTTAATTTAACTGATGGACTTGATGGCTTAGTAAGCGGCCTTTCCATTATTTCTTTTGCGGCTTATTTAATTATTGCGTTGGTAAATCTCAATCAACCAGGTTATCCGGAAATTGCTCTTTTCTGTTTAGCAATGATCGGAACTTTACTAGGTTTCTTCCCTTATAATCATAAGCCCGCTAAGATTTTCATGGGTGATATGGGATCTTTAGCAATTGGGGCATCTTTAGCCGCTGTTTCATTGTTATTACATCACGAATGGTCTTTATTAGTAATTGGAATCGTTTATGTTTGTGAAACTGCTAGTGTTATTCTTCAAGTGGCTTCATTCAAAACAACTGGTAAACGAATTTTTAAGATGACTCCAATCCACCATCATTTTGAAATGAGCGGGTGGAGCGAATGGAAAATTGATATTGTGTTTTGGCTTGTAGGGTTAGTGGCTGCAATTATTGCTGTTACAACAATCTTATTAGTTGGTTAG
- the ftsL gene encoding cell division protein FtsL, producing MVSNAARQLAGEQQPQQAPRKKTYQQPKTSPSPVRWSKFERSLVAVGSLITLCLMISLLSTKISINNQQRRLQDTQTQITKAKSSNTSLQQEIAELTTQSHLKSAAHKYGLSDKNSNVRNVNK from the coding sequence ATGGTTTCAAATGCGGCAAGGCAACTGGCGGGAGAGCAACAACCGCAGCAAGCACCAAGAAAAAAGACTTATCAACAACCAAAGACTTCTCCAAGTCCGGTTAGATGGTCAAAATTTGAAAGATCTTTAGTAGCAGTAGGAAGTTTAATCACACTGTGCTTGATGATTAGCTTACTTTCTACGAAAATTAGTATTAATAATCAGCAACGGCGCTTACAGGATACTCAAACCCAAATTACTAAGGCAAAAAGTAGTAATACAAGTTTGCAGCAGGAAATTGCTGAATTGACGACTCAATCGCATTTGAAATCAGCAGCACATAAATATGGATTATCAGATAAAAATTCAAATGTAAGGAACGTTAATAAATAA
- the murG gene encoding undecaprenyldiphospho-muramoylpentapeptide beta-N-acetylglucosaminyltransferase — translation MRLLVSGGGTGGHIYPALALIERLKQVEPDTEVLYVGTTRGLENKIVPDAGIELETMHIQGFKRSLSLENFKTIYLFLNSVHHAKKIISEFKPDVVLGTGGYVSGAVLYAAAKKHIPTVIHEQNSVVGVTNKFLSRYVDQIAIAFEAARSQFPADKVTMAGNPRAQQVAAKKDSDFSWTSYDLKDDVPTLMIFGGSQGAPKINKTVVDAIPEFNKRPYQVIFATGQKRYDDVKKQLAESNIKPADNVKVVPYIKDMPAKMPRVAALVSRAGATTIAEVTALGVPTILIPSPYVTANHQVKNAQALVKNNAGLMITEDKLDARALLTQADKIMEDEEVRKEMAHAAEKMGRPDAADRLIKILHKAIDEHEK, via the coding sequence ATGCGGTTATTGGTATCAGGTGGTGGAACTGGTGGTCATATCTACCCGGCATTAGCATTAATCGAACGCTTAAAGCAGGTTGAGCCAGATACTGAAGTGTTATATGTTGGAACAACTCGTGGCCTTGAGAATAAAATTGTACCGGATGCCGGAATTGAGCTTGAAACAATGCATATACAGGGCTTTAAGCGTTCTCTTTCTCTTGAAAATTTTAAGACAATCTATCTTTTCTTAAACTCTGTCCATCATGCTAAAAAAATTATTAGTGAGTTTAAGCCTGATGTTGTTTTAGGGACGGGAGGATATGTAAGTGGAGCTGTCCTATATGCTGCCGCAAAGAAACATATCCCAACCGTAATTCATGAACAGAATAGCGTTGTTGGCGTAACAAACAAGTTTTTAAGTCGCTATGTTGATCAAATTGCAATTGCATTTGAAGCTGCACGCAGTCAATTTCCTGCTGATAAAGTTACAATGGCAGGTAATCCTCGTGCTCAACAGGTAGCAGCTAAAAAAGATAGTGACTTTTCATGGACCAGTTATGACTTGAAAGATGATGTTCCAACTTTAATGATTTTTGGAGGAAGCCAAGGAGCACCGAAAATCAATAAGACAGTTGTTGACGCTATTCCAGAGTTCAATAAGCGTCCTTATCAGGTTATCTTTGCAACTGGTCAAAAACGGTACGATGATGTAAAGAAGCAACTAGCAGAAAGTAATATTAAACCGGCTGATAATGTTAAAGTTGTTCCTTACATTAAAGATATGCCGGCTAAAATGCCTCGGGTAGCGGCTTTGGTATCGCGAGCAGGAGCAACCACCATTGCTGAGGTAACAGCACTCGGAGTTCCTACAATTCTAATTCCTAGTCCGTATGTTACCGCTAACCACCAAGTAAAGAATGCTCAAGCTTTAGTTAAGAACAATGCCGGTCTAATGATTACTGAAGACAAATTAGATGCCCGGGCATTACTGACTCAAGCAGATAAGATTATGGAAGATGAAGAAGTACGTAAAGAAATGGCTCATGCTGCTGAAAAGATGGGACGGCCAGATGCTGCTGATAGACTAATTAAGATCTTGCATAAGGCAATTGACGAACACGAAAAATAA
- a CDS encoding cell division protein FtsQ/DivIB — protein sequence MLDDRSAIEHHKYSQRLTELEKRSAAAQQRQQQRKPSKTHVGNKIRGIKIKRYVSNGERVLKLVVLFSVILLFMLYIISPLSKITTVHVTGNHDLTKEQVEKNTNIYPGRFIWGVYLARHQLTKQAIRKNPQIKDLRIKVTGPQSLQISVKENALLGTAVMNNDTYAVLADGQLQRTKNADNGIAYKRFDGHKNVLATTAAQLGKLKPAIRNGISSVSYQPTKEYPDRVIIYMRDGNTVYGDLNTIGDKMGYYPAIAASMKNKGIIDLQVGAYSYDYGSKDK from the coding sequence ATGTTGGATGATAGATCAGCAATTGAGCATCATAAATATTCACAGCGGCTAACTGAATTAGAAAAGCGAAGTGCTGCTGCTCAACAGCGACAACAGCAAAGAAAGCCCTCGAAAACTCATGTTGGTAATAAGATTCGTGGGATTAAGATTAAGCGCTATGTTTCTAATGGCGAGCGGGTCTTAAAATTAGTTGTATTATTCAGTGTTATTCTCCTCTTTATGCTTTATATTATTTCTCCCTTGAGCAAAATTACCACGGTTCATGTAACTGGTAATCATGATTTAACTAAAGAACAAGTAGAAAAAAACACAAATATTTATCCAGGACGGTTTATTTGGGGCGTTTATCTTGCTCGTCATCAACTCACTAAACAAGCTATTCGCAAAAATCCTCAAATAAAAGATTTAAGGATCAAGGTAACCGGTCCCCAGTCTCTGCAAATATCTGTAAAAGAAAATGCGCTTTTAGGAACAGCGGTGATGAATAATGATACATACGCTGTTTTAGCTGACGGCCAATTACAGCGAACAAAAAATGCTGATAATGGTATTGCTTATAAACGTTTTGATGGTCATAAAAATGTTCTTGCTACAACGGCCGCTCAGCTAGGGAAGTTGAAACCGGCAATAAGAAATGGTATTTCAAGCGTGAGTTATCAACCTACTAAAGAGTATCCAGATCGCGTTATTATTTATATGCGTGATGGTAATACAGTTTATGGCGACTTAAATACTATCGGGGATAAAATGGGATATTACCCTGCAATTGCAGCAAGTATGAAAAATAAGGGGATTATAGATCTTCAAGTCGGAGCTTATTCTTATGACTATGGATCTAAGGATAAATGA
- a CDS encoding penicillin-binding protein, producing the protein MNKKPQRTKNRGHRENRGTFGKWLFLITVGLFTLFIVRFAYIAINKDVQHVNLRSQAEQIYTQQRIIQARRGDIYDSEGNPLATDTSKYTLYAVLDRTQKSSDGKPLYVKDRKKTAKVLSQYIDLTPKQIEKILKPKGQAYQVEFGNAGSNLSVSTMQKIKNRHLPGINFIATPARQYPEGEFASQIIGMATPKVKNDNGTEETNLVGQLGLEGYFNKQLTGINGLRKDKQDVYGYQIANSKQVTKKAINGDNIYTTLDSQTQHFLENKVNKVYKSSNANSMTAVVMEAKTGKIIAATQRPTLHAENNPVWRNMLVQDAYEPGSVMKILALAAAIDTGHFNPNATFNSGTWAMGGGKITDWSSSGWGTISYKDAFDMSSNVGFAHVEQDMGAETWMKYIKRFGLLKKVNVIGMGNEVNGYTSFKGILAQANTAFGQGITVNVMQMMQAFSAIGNNGKMMKPYIVSKVVDGNSGKTIQKVKPKVVGHPIKASTAKKVLGYMQGVVYDQKGLGHDYQIKGYRVAGKTATAQIGGAHGYSTGDTNYLYSFAGMAPAKNPKYIMYVTLRQPQNLKKPVTKQIASVFNPTMKMLLSQQKVAEKAKKKVITMPNVVGQSSDDANKKLSDKGMQVIVVGSGKKVKQQSAVPDEQVLTDQHVILDTGGEYKMPDISGWSSADVQQLAKVLKLKVKENGNGYVTQQSISPDTTIKHGTTLTVQYEAKN; encoded by the coding sequence ATGAATAAGAAGCCACAACGAACGAAAAATAGGGGACATAGAGAAAACCGAGGGACCTTTGGCAAATGGCTCTTTCTAATCACGGTTGGATTGTTTACCTTATTTATCGTTCGTTTTGCGTATATCGCAATAAATAAAGATGTTCAACATGTTAACTTACGGTCACAAGCGGAGCAAATTTATACCCAGCAGCGAATTATTCAAGCACGACGGGGTGATATTTATGATTCAGAAGGAAACCCCTTGGCAACTGATACAAGTAAATATACCCTCTATGCTGTCTTAGATCGAACCCAAAAGTCTTCTGATGGTAAACCATTATATGTAAAAGATCGGAAAAAAACTGCCAAGGTACTATCACAGTATATTGACCTGACACCAAAGCAAATTGAAAAGATCCTTAAACCAAAGGGGCAAGCCTACCAAGTTGAATTTGGAAATGCTGGAAGCAACCTTTCTGTTTCAACGATGCAGAAGATCAAGAATCGGCACTTGCCAGGAATTAATTTTATTGCGACTCCAGCACGTCAATATCCAGAAGGCGAATTTGCTTCTCAAATAATTGGGATGGCAACTCCTAAAGTTAAAAATGATAATGGAACTGAAGAGACCAATTTAGTGGGACAATTGGGCTTAGAAGGCTACTTTAATAAACAATTGACGGGAATAAATGGGTTGAGAAAGGATAAACAGGACGTCTATGGATACCAGATTGCTAATTCAAAGCAGGTAACTAAAAAAGCCATCAACGGTGATAATATCTATACTACCCTTGATTCACAAACACAACATTTTCTCGAAAATAAAGTTAATAAGGTTTACAAAAGTTCTAATGCCAATTCGATGACTGCAGTTGTAATGGAAGCCAAAACAGGTAAAATTATTGCCGCTACTCAACGACCAACGCTTCACGCAGAAAATAATCCGGTTTGGCGGAATATGCTAGTTCAAGATGCTTATGAACCAGGATCAGTAATGAAGATCTTGGCATTAGCTGCGGCTATCGATACCGGACATTTTAATCCTAATGCGACCTTTAATTCTGGAACATGGGCCATGGGTGGTGGAAAAATCACTGATTGGTCAAGTTCTGGTTGGGGAACAATTTCCTATAAAGATGCTTTTGATATGTCTAGTAATGTTGGTTTTGCTCATGTGGAACAGGACATGGGAGCAGAGACATGGATGAAGTATATTAAACGGTTTGGCCTGTTAAAAAAAGTCAATGTTATCGGAATGGGTAACGAGGTTAATGGTTACACTTCATTTAAAGGGATTCTTGCTCAGGCAAATACTGCTTTTGGACAGGGAATTACTGTAAATGTTATGCAGATGATGCAAGCGTTTAGTGCTATTGGTAATAATGGTAAAATGATGAAGCCTTATATTGTTAGCAAAGTTGTAGATGGCAATAGCGGGAAGACAATCCAAAAGGTCAAACCTAAAGTTGTTGGCCACCCAATAAAGGCATCGACAGCTAAGAAAGTTCTTGGTTACATGCAAGGCGTTGTTTACGATCAAAAGGGACTTGGTCATGATTACCAAATTAAGGGTTACAGAGTTGCCGGGAAGACCGCGACTGCACAAATTGGTGGAGCTCATGGTTATTCAACTGGTGATACAAACTACCTTTACTCTTTTGCCGGGATGGCACCAGCTAAAAATCCAAAGTATATTATGTATGTCACTCTTCGCCAACCGCAAAACCTTAAAAAACCAGTAACCAAACAAATTGCCAGTGTCTTTAATCCGACAATGAAAATGTTATTGAGCCAACAAAAAGTTGCGGAAAAAGCCAAAAAAAAGGTTATTACAATGCCTAATGTTGTTGGTCAGTCAAGTGATGACGCTAATAAGAAACTATCAGATAAAGGAATGCAGGTAATTGTTGTTGGCTCTGGCAAGAAAGTTAAACAACAATCAGCAGTTCCAGACGAACAAGTGCTAACAGATCAACATGTTATTCTTGACACTGGTGGCGAGTATAAAATGCCAGATATTTCTGGATGGAGTTCTGCGGATGTTCAACAATTAGCTAAGGTTCTTAAGCTAAAAGTAAAAGAAAACGGAAACGGTTATGTTACTCAGCAAAGTATTTCACCTGATACAACTATTAAACATGGAACGACTTTAACCGTTCAATATGAAGCTAAAAACTAG
- the rsmH gene encoding 16S rRNA (cytosine(1402)-N(4))-methyltransferase RsmH: MAEFKHVTVLLKEAVAGLNVQPTGTYVDATLGGGGHTQAILQQLVDGHLYSFDQDQTAIDYNKEHLKTAIEQQKLTLVEDNFRNIKTELNSYNVKHVNGVLYDLGVSSPQFDDAKRGFSYQHDAPLDMRMNQEQKLSAMEVVNEWSYERLVKILYRYGEEKFAKSIARKIEQRRKIAPIKTTFELVDVIKEGIPAAARRHGGHPAKKSFQAIRIAVNDELGALEESLEQALDLLDVGGRISVITFQSLEDRLVKTMFREKTSLSGDVPQGLPVIPAGMEPNFKLINKKPIVASDEELAANHRAHSAKLRIIEKIREGK, from the coding sequence ATGGCAGAATTTAAACATGTAACGGTACTTTTAAAGGAGGCCGTAGCAGGATTAAATGTGCAACCAACAGGTACCTACGTTGATGCAACATTAGGTGGTGGTGGTCATACGCAAGCTATTTTACAACAGCTCGTCGATGGCCACCTATATTCATTTGATCAGGATCAGACGGCAATTGATTACAATAAAGAACACTTGAAAACTGCAATAGAACAGCAAAAATTAACATTAGTTGAAGATAATTTCCGTAACATAAAAACGGAATTGAATAGCTATAATGTAAAACATGTTAATGGAGTTTTATATGATTTAGGTGTTTCTTCCCCACAGTTCGATGATGCTAAAAGAGGTTTTAGCTATCAGCATGACGCTCCTTTAGACATGCGGATGAATCAGGAACAAAAATTGTCGGCAATGGAAGTTGTTAACGAATGGTCATATGAACGGCTCGTTAAGATTCTTTACCGATATGGAGAAGAAAAATTTGCCAAGTCAATTGCTAGAAAGATTGAACAACGCCGAAAGATAGCACCAATAAAGACGACATTTGAATTAGTTGATGTGATTAAAGAGGGAATTCCAGCAGCAGCTCGCCGTCATGGTGGTCATCCAGCGAAAAAGAGTTTTCAAGCTATTCGGATAGCAGTTAACGACGAATTAGGTGCTTTAGAGGAATCGTTAGAACAAGCATTAGACTTGTTGGATGTTGGGGGACGAATAAGTGTTATTACCTTCCAATCCCTAGAAGATCGGTTAGTAAAGACAATGTTTCGTGAAAAGACTTCATTAAGCGGGGATGTACCGCAGGGATTACCAGTAATACCAGCGGGAATGGAACCAAACTTCAAATTAATTAATAAAAAGCCGATTGTAGCTAGTGATGAAGAATTAGCGGCAAATCATCGTGCGCATAGTGCCAAGTTGAGGATAATCGAGAAAATTAGAGAAGGAAAGTGA